From one Orcinus orca chromosome 10, mOrcOrc1.1, whole genome shotgun sequence genomic stretch:
- the LOC101277091 gene encoding choline transporter-like protein 2, producing MASVCNKEIGGSYQAKWGLLSPTSASLPHLPAAENKFAKFLMTCLKCCFWCLEKFIRFLNRNAYIMIAIYGTNFCTSARNAFFLLMRNIIRVAVLDKVTDFLFLLGKLLIVGSVGILAFFFFTHRIRIVQDTAPPLNYYWVPILTVIVGSYLIAHGFFSVYGMCVDTLFLCFLEDLERNDGTAERPYFMSLTLKKLLNKTNKKPVES from the coding sequence ATGGCAAGTGTGTGTAACAAGGAGATAGGGGGCTCCTACCAGGCCAAGTGGGGTCTCCTCTCACCCACCTCTGCATCTCTCCCTCATCTACCAGCTGCGGAGAACAAGTTTGCAAAGTTCCTCATGACCTGTCTCAAATGCTGCTTCTGGTGCCTGGAGAAATTCATCAGATTCCTCAACAGGAATGCCTACATCATGATTGCCATCTACGGCACCAACTTCTGCACCTCAGCCAGAAACGCCTTCTTCCTCCTCATGAGAAACATCATCAGGGTGGCTGTCCTGGACAAAGTTACCgacttcctcttcctgttgggcaaACTTCTGATCGTGGGTAGTGTGGGGATCCTGGCTTTCTTCTTCTTCACCCACCGAATCAGGATCGTGCAGGACACAGCACCACCCCTCAATTATTACTGGGTCCCTATACTGACGGTGATTGTTGGCTCCTACCTGATTGCCCACGGCTTCTTCAGCGTCTACGGCATGTGTGTGGACACACTATTCCTCTGTTTCTTGGAGGACCTGGAGAGGAACGATGGCACCGCTGAGAGGCCTTACTTCATGTCTCTCACCCTCAAGAAGCTTTTGAACAAGACCAACAAGAAGCCGGTGGAGTCTTAA